A part of Streptomyces sp. NBC_01235 genomic DNA contains:
- a CDS encoding ATP-binding protein — MSGERAAFGALLRELRLSASLTIEGLAEASGVSVRGIGDLERGRRAAPQRRTAAALADGLSLDEKLRERLLTAARAGRTGGYSPVGVRAFPRGIDDFVGRARELTRLTAFAEQQAAAQPVVVAVSGPPGTGKTTLALHAARNLADRFPDGQLVLDLGGTDDEPPGPAELVLSVLKALQVTDRDLAQAGPQGHPALYRRLLAERRCLLVLDNARDEGQVRPLLPAAGAGMVVVTSRRMLTGLDSVHRLPLGVLNPAEAAEFLASLVGAERAAADPAALADVAERCDHLPLALRVAGNWLATRTGWTVRRLADRLSVEERRLDALAAGDVRVAAAFDLSYRQLTPSAARLFRRLALVPGQDTAAPGAARLTGQPLFDAEDTLEELVETGLLGTDGDRYRLHDLLRLYARARLEAEENARDVDRARTAFFRWLLETAVVAGRWFEPDHGAPPPTWQGTVDLSTAGRARAWLQSEGANWLAALRAAEAAGEHATVVEVAEALHWFSDQWIFWGHWPEVFGTAARCARALGDPVVEATQLNYHAWALLVCERRHQDSLLRSAEALSVAERADDAGQQAWAHMYQGWALQQISDLGPAADHLHRAARLFEGVGDLHGGLQARHGHAIVLEKLGLPEEALAFYQDTLDFLEQVSDRLEPHIADITRLGLHAGLGSSFGALERWAEAVDRLNTAVAICRASGNTALESRQLVNLGNALLSAGRPAEARAAFARCVSLGLDADPKPVAEARDLLARLDAP; from the coding sequence TTGAGCGGGGAACGGGCGGCGTTCGGGGCGCTGCTGCGGGAGTTGCGGTTGTCCGCGTCGCTGACCATCGAGGGTCTGGCGGAGGCCTCGGGCGTGAGTGTGCGGGGCATCGGCGATTTGGAGCGGGGGCGGCGGGCGGCTCCGCAGCGGCGGACGGCCGCCGCGCTCGCGGACGGTCTGAGCCTGGACGAGAAGCTGCGGGAGCGGCTGCTCACGGCGGCGCGGGCCGGGCGCACCGGGGGCTACAGCCCGGTGGGTGTGCGGGCGTTCCCGCGCGGGATCGACGACTTCGTGGGCCGGGCACGGGAGTTGACCCGATTGACAGCGTTCGCGGAGCAGCAGGCCGCCGCCCAGCCGGTGGTGGTGGCGGTCTCCGGGCCGCCGGGCACGGGCAAGACGACGCTGGCGCTGCACGCGGCCCGGAATCTCGCCGACCGGTTTCCCGACGGGCAGTTGGTGCTGGACCTGGGCGGCACGGACGACGAGCCGCCCGGTCCCGCGGAACTCGTGCTCAGCGTGCTGAAGGCCCTCCAGGTGACCGACCGGGACCTCGCCCAGGCCGGGCCGCAGGGTCATCCCGCGCTGTACCGGCGGCTGTTGGCGGAACGGCGCTGTCTGCTGGTCCTGGACAACGCCCGTGACGAGGGCCAGGTGCGCCCGCTGCTGCCGGCCGCGGGCGCGGGCATGGTGGTGGTGACGAGCCGCCGCATGCTGACCGGGCTGGACAGCGTGCACCGGCTGCCTCTCGGGGTGCTGAACCCCGCGGAGGCCGCCGAGTTCCTGGCCTCCCTGGTCGGAGCCGAGCGCGCCGCCGCCGATCCGGCCGCCCTCGCCGATGTCGCCGAGCGCTGCGATCATCTGCCCCTCGCCCTGCGGGTGGCCGGCAACTGGCTTGCCACCCGCACCGGTTGGACCGTGCGTCGGCTCGCGGACCGCCTCTCCGTCGAGGAGCGCCGCCTGGACGCGCTGGCCGCCGGGGACGTACGTGTGGCCGCCGCCTTCGATCTGTCCTACCGTCAGCTGACGCCCTCGGCCGCCCGCCTGTTCCGACGGCTCGCCCTGGTCCCCGGCCAGGACACGGCGGCCCCCGGCGCCGCCCGGCTCACCGGACAGCCGCTGTTCGACGCCGAGGACACCCTGGAGGAGCTGGTCGAGACCGGGCTGCTGGGGACGGACGGGGACCGCTATCGCCTTCACGACCTGCTGCGGCTGTACGCCCGTGCCCGTCTGGAGGCCGAGGAGAACGCGCGGGACGTGGACCGGGCCCGCACGGCGTTCTTCCGCTGGCTGCTGGAGACCGCCGTCGTCGCGGGCCGTTGGTTCGAGCCGGACCACGGCGCTCCGCCGCCCACCTGGCAGGGAACGGTGGACCTCTCGACCGCGGGCCGGGCCCGCGCCTGGCTCCAGTCGGAGGGCGCCAACTGGCTGGCCGCCCTGCGCGCGGCCGAGGCCGCCGGCGAGCACGCCACGGTGGTGGAGGTGGCCGAGGCCCTGCACTGGTTCTCCGACCAGTGGATCTTCTGGGGACACTGGCCCGAGGTCTTCGGCACGGCCGCCCGGTGCGCACGGGCGCTGGGCGATCCGGTCGTGGAGGCGACACAGCTCAACTACCACGCCTGGGCGCTCCTCGTCTGCGAACGCCGCCATCAGGACAGCCTTCTGCGCTCCGCCGAGGCCCTCTCCGTGGCGGAACGGGCCGACGATGCCGGTCAGCAGGCCTGGGCCCACATGTACCAAGGCTGGGCGCTCCAGCAGATCAGCGACCTCGGACCCGCCGCCGACCACCTGCACCGGGCCGCCCGCCTGTTCGAAGGCGTCGGCGACCTGCACGGCGGTCTCCAGGCCCGGCACGGACACGCCATCGTCCTGGAGAAACTGGGCCTGCCCGAAGAGGCGCTCGCGTTCTACCAGGACACGCTCGACTTCCTGGAGCAGGTCAGCGACCGACTGGAACCGCATATCGCCGACATCACCCGGCTCGGGCTGCACGCGGGCCTGGGCAGCAGCTTCGGCGCGCTGGAGCGCTGGGCGGAGGCGGTGGACCGGCTGAACACCGCTGTCGCGATCTGCCGGGCGAGCGGCAACACCGCCCTGGAGAGCCGCCAGCTCGTCAACCTCGGTAACGCGTTACTGTCTGCCGGACGTCCGGCGGAGGCACGCGCGGCCTTCGCGCGCTGTGTCTCCCTCGGTCTCGACGCCGACCCGAAACCGGTCGCCGAGGCTCGCGATCTCCTCGCCCGTCTCGACGCGCCCTGA